In a single window of the Solea senegalensis isolate Sse05_10M linkage group LG1, IFAPA_SoseM_1, whole genome shotgun sequence genome:
- the gata6 gene encoding transcription factor GATA-6 isoform X1 — MDLGENSWSMVKREASSSPGSPAEQSYLSGDSRRDVPTSEGLRTPPSELDALGHRRSDGRSIHSYVHFGHHNNTLTTAEDVPLFTDLDQGSKLVLSSGAHKASLLVDSADMYQTLAIAAAQSQTGYDSSSGGYMHSNPNSPVYVPSSRVGSMIPSLSYLQASGSAQPSHAVSSHSVWSQSTPESPSYNTGSPHTSSRFHYPPSPPMNNGTPRDSGYSNINMSNRDQYGLSRPLSGTYASPYSPYVAPQLSQLPSPWPGGPFENTMLHTLQSRSAPLIRGPNGVSDILDDLGESRECVNCGSISTPLWRRDGTGHFLCNACGLYSKMNGLSRPLIKPQKRTSTSRRIGLSCANCQTSTTTLWRRNAEGEPVCNACGLYTKLHGVPRPLAMKKEGIQTRKRKPKTLNKTKGSSGNNNSISMTPTSTSSSNSEDCSKTSSPSAQVSGVSSSVLSSSVEGTGSGSVMKYPAQDSLYTSVGLTQPSDVASVRGEPWCMALA; from the exons ATGGACCTGGGCGAAAACAGCTGGTCCATGGTCAAGCGAGAAGCATCCAGCAGCCCAGGCTCACCGGCTGAGCAGAGCTACCTGTCCGGTGACAGCAGGAGGGACGTTCCCACCTCGGAGGGGTTGAGGACACCTCCGAGTGAGCTTGACGCACTGGGCCACCGCCGCTCCGACGGCAGATCAATACACTCCTACGTTCACTTCGGACACCACAACAACACCCTGACCACTGCCGAGGACGTCCCGCTGTTTACGGACTTGGATCAGGGCAGTAAACTCGTCCTCTCCAGCGGTGCGCACAAGGCGAGCTTGTTGGTGGACTCAGCCGACATGTACCAAACACTGGCCATCGCCGCAGCCCAAAGCCAGACTGGATATGATTCCTCCTCTGGTGGTTATATGCACTCCAACCCCAACTCTCCCGTGTACGTGCCCAGTTCCCGAGTGGGCTCCATGATCCCAAGCCTGTCTTACCTGCAGGCCAGCGGCTCCGCGCAGCCCAGCCACGCCGTCTCCAGCCACTCGGTCTGGTCACAGTCCACGCCGGAGAGCCCCTCGTACAACACCGGGAGCCCGCACACCTCCAGCCGGTTCCACTATCCCCCAAGTCCGCCCATGAATAACGGAACGCCGAGAGACAGCGgatacagcaacataaacaTGAGCAACCGAGACCAGTACGGCCTCTCTCGGCCCCTCAGCGGCACCTACGCGAGTCCATACTCTCCTTATGTTGCACCGCAGCTCTCCCAGCTGCCCTCGCCTTGGCCCGGAGGACCCTTCGAGAACACCATGCTGCACACTCTGCAGAGCAGGAGTGCGCCCTTGATCCGAGGACCAAACGGAG tttcAGATATTCTGGACGATTTGGGGGAGAGCAGGGAGTGCGTCAACTGCGGCTCCATCTCCACGCCGCTGTGGAGGCGCGACGGCACGGGCCACTTTCTCTGCAACGCCTGCGGCCTGTACAGCAAAATGAATGGACTGAGCAGGCCATTAATTAAACCACAGAAACGGACG TCCACGTCCAGAAGAATCGGTCTGTCCTGCGCTAATTGTCAAACCAGCACCACCACTCTTTGGCGCAGAAATGCGGAGGGAGAGCCGGTGTGTAACGCATGTGGCCTCTACACAAAATTACACGGG GTACCTCGACCGCTCGCCATGAAGAAAGAGGGAATtcagacaagaaaaagaaaaccgaaaacattgaataaaacaaagggATCCtctg GAAATAACAACTCTATCTCTATGACGCCTACATCCACCTCTTCATCCAATTCTGAAGACTGTTCAAAAACAAGCTCTCCTTCTGCACAAGTGTCAGGG GTCAGTTCGTCCGTGCTGTCCAGCTCAGTGGAGGGAACAGGCTCCGGCTCAGTGATGAAGTATCCGGCACAGGACAGCCTGTACACCAGCGTGGGCTTGACTCAGCCATCAGATGTAGCTTCAGTGAGGGGTGAACCCTGGTGTATGGCCTTAGCTTGA
- the gata6 gene encoding transcription factor GATA-6 isoform X2: MRFCAQVRMKTNSTSELDLRFSTTYARLCPDTFLLTPKLYGNCSWMDLGENSWSMVKREASSSPGSPAEQSYLSGDSRRDVPTSEGLRTPPSELDALGHRRSDGRSIHSYVHFGHHNNTLTTAEDVPLFTDLDQGSKLVLSSGAHKASLLVDSADMYQTLAIAAAQSQTGYDSSSGGYMHSNPNSPVYVPSSRVGSMIPSLSYLQASGSAQPSHAVSSHSVWSQSTPESPSYNTGSPHTSSRFHYPPSPPMNNGTPRDSGYSNINMSNRDQYGLSRPLSGTYASPYSPYVAPQLSQLPSPWPGGPFENTMLHTLQSRSAPLIRGPNGVSDILDDLGESRECVNCGSISTPLWRRDGTGHFLCNACGLYSKMNGLSRPLIKPQKRTSTSRRIGLSCANCQTSTTTLWRRNAEGEPVCNACGLYTKLHGVPRPLAMKKEGIQTRKRKPKTLNKTKGSSGNNNSISMTPTSTSSSNSEDCSKTSSPSAQVSGVSSSVLSSSVEGTGSGSVMKYPAQDSLYTSVGLTQPSDVASVRGEPWCMALA, translated from the exons ATGCGTTTTTGTGCTCAAGTAAGGATGAAAACAAACTCTACATCAGAGCTGGATTTGCGTTTTTCCACAACATATGCGCGTCTCTGTCCAGACACAT TTTTATTAACTCCTAAGTTGTATGGAAATTGCTCCTGGATGGACCTGGGCGAAAACAGCTGGTCCATGGTCAAGCGAGAAGCATCCAGCAGCCCAGGCTCACCGGCTGAGCAGAGCTACCTGTCCGGTGACAGCAGGAGGGACGTTCCCACCTCGGAGGGGTTGAGGACACCTCCGAGTGAGCTTGACGCACTGGGCCACCGCCGCTCCGACGGCAGATCAATACACTCCTACGTTCACTTCGGACACCACAACAACACCCTGACCACTGCCGAGGACGTCCCGCTGTTTACGGACTTGGATCAGGGCAGTAAACTCGTCCTCTCCAGCGGTGCGCACAAGGCGAGCTTGTTGGTGGACTCAGCCGACATGTACCAAACACTGGCCATCGCCGCAGCCCAAAGCCAGACTGGATATGATTCCTCCTCTGGTGGTTATATGCACTCCAACCCCAACTCTCCCGTGTACGTGCCCAGTTCCCGAGTGGGCTCCATGATCCCAAGCCTGTCTTACCTGCAGGCCAGCGGCTCCGCGCAGCCCAGCCACGCCGTCTCCAGCCACTCGGTCTGGTCACAGTCCACGCCGGAGAGCCCCTCGTACAACACCGGGAGCCCGCACACCTCCAGCCGGTTCCACTATCCCCCAAGTCCGCCCATGAATAACGGAACGCCGAGAGACAGCGgatacagcaacataaacaTGAGCAACCGAGACCAGTACGGCCTCTCTCGGCCCCTCAGCGGCACCTACGCGAGTCCATACTCTCCTTATGTTGCACCGCAGCTCTCCCAGCTGCCCTCGCCTTGGCCCGGAGGACCCTTCGAGAACACCATGCTGCACACTCTGCAGAGCAGGAGTGCGCCCTTGATCCGAGGACCAAACGGAG tttcAGATATTCTGGACGATTTGGGGGAGAGCAGGGAGTGCGTCAACTGCGGCTCCATCTCCACGCCGCTGTGGAGGCGCGACGGCACGGGCCACTTTCTCTGCAACGCCTGCGGCCTGTACAGCAAAATGAATGGACTGAGCAGGCCATTAATTAAACCACAGAAACGGACG TCCACGTCCAGAAGAATCGGTCTGTCCTGCGCTAATTGTCAAACCAGCACCACCACTCTTTGGCGCAGAAATGCGGAGGGAGAGCCGGTGTGTAACGCATGTGGCCTCTACACAAAATTACACGGG GTACCTCGACCGCTCGCCATGAAGAAAGAGGGAATtcagacaagaaaaagaaaaccgaaaacattgaataaaacaaagggATCCtctg GAAATAACAACTCTATCTCTATGACGCCTACATCCACCTCTTCATCCAATTCTGAAGACTGTTCAAAAACAAGCTCTCCTTCTGCACAAGTGTCAGGG GTCAGTTCGTCCGTGCTGTCCAGCTCAGTGGAGGGAACAGGCTCCGGCTCAGTGATGAAGTATCCGGCACAGGACAGCCTGTACACCAGCGTGGGCTTGACTCAGCCATCAGATGTAGCTTCAGTGAGGGGTGAACCCTGGTGTATGGCCTTAGCTTGA